The Zea mays cultivar B73 chromosome 7, Zm-B73-REFERENCE-NAM-5.0, whole genome shotgun sequence DNA segment GACCATGTCCCATCGCCCGCTGTAGCAGATGGCCAGCATCACGTGCAGCTGCGAGTTTTGCCTCGTGGCCTCGTCGGCCTGCGCCGCTGCGCTCCGCAGAGAGGCTGGCATCTTCGCGGCGTCGCCGATCACCTGCAGTCGGATCCCCTGCCTGAACGCGGAAGCAGAACATGTAAAAAAAATTCAAACGGTATACTGTGGCACTGTGCTATGCAAGATCACTGCAGGTTTTTATTAGCCGACGACGACGACCTCGAGAGCTTGTCGATGTTGTCGCCTATCAGCCACTCGGACAAGCCCATCATGTAGTCGACCTCGGCCTGCAGATACGATGGGCGGGAAGACAAGAACGCACCAGTGCGTGTCAGGGTCGTCGTCCGATGTGTATGCGAGAGTTTATTGAAAAGCAGGGATCGAGGGCGGTGCCTTGGGGCGGCTCAAGTTCTCGCGGGAGCAGACGAAGGCGGTGAGCGCGCGGATGCCCCAGGCGCGCGACAGCGCAACGACCCGCTCCAGGTTGCGGCCCCCGGCCTTGTGGCCGTCCGCGGGCGTCAGCCCCCGCTCGCGCGCCCACCGCGAGTTCCCGTCCATCACCACCGCGACGTGCCGCGGCAGCGACTCACGGCGCAGCCCGCTCTGGAGAAGCGCCTCGGCCGCGCGGTCGGCGCCAACGCCCGTCGCATGCGTCTCGGCCCGCGCGCGTGGAGGCAGGAGGCGTGCGCGCCGGGGGCGAGCGGTCGGACGCGGCGGCGGTGCTGCTGCTGCTAGTGCTAGCCCACGAGTGGTAGCAGTTGCAGAGGCTGACGAAGAGTGTGGGAGCAGCATCGTGATCTGTGTACGACGACCGTCACTGCTCTGTCTACGGCTCTCTGCCGCCCGTGCAAAGCAGCTCCATTAATATCGTCGAGTGCACTGCCACGCACCTTGTTCTTGTCTATTATTGCCGTCTTGATCTCGACTGGTACGGTGGCGTGTGGACGTAtgccatggcatccaagtttcaacaGTCCTCTTCTTTTGGAGGGTTGAGGGGAATAGTCTTTCGAGGTCTGGGAACGTGACGAGGAAGCGCCAAGGATCCAGTGGTAAAAGGAGGTTACTTCATCGCACAGTATCGTCAGAAGGTACGGAATACCATTTACGTCAGTGGATACGTATCTGGTTTCTGGCAACAACTGTACTATACTATCAGCGTCGGGTGTCCGTTAGATCTAGAGTCAGATGCAATAATGGTTCCTGTATATGTGCTAGTTGTGGCTGTCACTTTTCGAAAAATTAAATGTTTTTTAACTTTAATCATGTATATTTATATACATAATTAGTTTTGTTAGATATATTTTAAATTATTTTTATAGTCAATTTATTAGAAAATATATACATTACTAATATTTTCTTTAaatccaaatttaaaactgagcACTATAAATATTATAGCGAAAACTATTCTGGCAAAGAGAGTACTTATTTTTTTTCAATGTAAAGTTTTTTAAAACAACAAAAGATAATACTCCGTTGGCACTTAAAAGTGTACAGAAAAAGAAGCTAGGCAAACTGGTCACCTATACTAGTTTGAGAAAAACCACTACAGATTCAGAAAGAagtaagcataggaatccctcgtccgaaaagctatTATAGACGGTTCGATCAAAGGACCTCCATATACTCTGCAGTGACgcactccccgcttgccccttttgggtaagataatctctccatagtttttctaattacttggccaagggaaacccattccacccttgtggtagcactaatttttcgggtggttctccatgttccaattaacaaaataatcttatcatgaacaataaataattcaataataataatagaacatgaCCATAGTACATATACAATATTAATCCCTAAaccaggtaaagcaatagcaagactaTCCAATACTTCATTTGTTTGTAAGTtgtagggtaaacaaaactaggtaacATATTAGGTCCCATAAAATTAACCTAAACATGCCACAATTCTTATTAAgatcattattaggtaaagaaagtgATCAAGAGCACAACTTATCTTATACTTGCGACAACCTTTTAGTCCAAATGTTGTCCCAAAAGTTGGGCTTCGAAATCCTCATCATCTTGCTTCTATGCGTAGCAATAGATACAAACAATCAAATAATGGATATGATaactgttgaggacttgttctcaattgctacgaattaagaacaaggcaacacaaaatgttaagggttaagatccttcgtccttcgaaacattatctcccttagggcataatgatcttcagacgaaggtcatgaaagatatGCCTTCATGATTGCAGTATATATTGATGAAAGAAGAAACATGTAAGACATAAAAAGCAACGTGAATAATTATGTGCCATTATCAATTCAACTTTATTATGTCATGAATAAACAGTAATAATATAGAActatatttgtaccttcggcttgacagaaggaaatAGTACAAGCATATTGCACGAGCGAgtacaggtcagcgtgaacagtacgggggtactgttcatctatttataggcacagggtgcagcctgtgtggatttacattcgtgtcctttacaaccggttacaatcatgacatagattatcatgggccaattgatcttttcatctttaagttggtgccacccttcgtctttAGGCATGTCGTTATGCTGAAGCTCCCCgaatgatagcttcggctttgcttctgtgttgatctttcgaaggtgtttattcttatgggaccttcggcaacgaagcagacccccaacagtagccccttcatggtgccagatcgtttttcgtaacgagctcgatccgtgaaaaattctcttaggcttcggaatgccgaaggtctgaaaaacaccttccccgagctcgttgtcgagaaacgatttagaTATTCCGAGTGTATggtggtcccaccatacgacGGGTACGCGTGATCTGGTGATTCGCCTTCTCgcgcactatggtccaccgttcagtgggtgcgggcgactgttcagcgggtgcgagcggcttgacgatttaccttcccacctgcagcactatataaacagacgggtaggtgtgaagttaccacatcatttactactattgcactgttgtgctgccgaaaaatttgactatagccgaagcttattcatcgtattctcaatcaaaacattgttttgctttagcttcgtcacaagagggagcttcggcaaagctacaaaaagtcatcaacttcgtcaaaaccgtGAGAAGTTCAGtatcaaatggctagagtgcaTTCAACAGCTAGGATTACACGcgacggagaggaggccgaagctgctgagactgccccaatctccgaagtaaTGAGGCAGTCAGgactggttgtgacagagggcgcctctgacgaaggtgcacctcgaAGCCGAGCAGGCTAACATTGAAGAAGGTGAGGctgatgaagaagagatagattattctatcatgccatctaaacccagccacctggaattTGGAAAGTCTACTGTCTCCGAGGCCGATATGACCATGATgacaaagctaggctacttcggggaagccgagaagaagctgattcgttttggcggagaagaaatcactccgaagccagaaaatgatgaggtggtagttttcagaagtttctttaaagcaggattgaggtttcctctgcatggaatgattgcgaatgttttggaaaatttcgaaatttatcttcatcaactgactcctaacgctatcgttaggctcagcgtctttatctgggctctccgaagccaaggagtggaacCGCTTGCCGAAGCTTTCTACCGGGTGCATgagcttcactatcagacgaaggctagggaaGATGGGCTACACGAGAACTTCGcctgttacaactttgcttaccgcaaagatatgaagactccggtggttagctaccgcaccaaatggccaaccggttggaaaactgagtggttttatgttaaggttgatgagaaaaaggagaagctagttcagagcccactAGACCTAACCTTCGGGTTAACTAGGCCCCAGTGCTACATGACGTCGGGGTCATCATGCCCAGATGTTGTGGGCGAATTTAGAGTTATGTCTGAGCATATCGGTACTAGGGATTTGgttcaggaatacttagccaatagagtattCCCAACGTTAAAGGAATGGAATATGTCGAAGctcaaaggagaaaagaaaaagaatgaacttgttcgactgtcCTATCagttcaagtttaagaaacatttcaaagagccCAGTCAAGAGTGGTTAGAGATGATTGAAgccatgtgcaatgaaatcttgggcaattatacgaagaaagaagatcaattgatgacggcagccttcggcacccgaccgaaacgaaggctgaaccgagtaatggacgctCTGAAATTTGAATATCCAGACTATGAACGGTTAAGCAAAGGCGTCGAAGGGCCAAAACGAAAAAGCGCTGTCAGTGTTATGCAAAGACAAGCTACCAgaatgataaaagaagatgaaaatttagcaaaaaagaaaaaatccagccctgagccaaaggtgaccgtttcgaagaaaagaaaagctacagCTCCAAAGCCAAAAGCTAATTTAGAAGAAGAAATTCCCTCAACACCTTCTGCCACTGacgcagaagaaattttaaaggtaatgatcgAATCTCTACCTAATAAGCTAAGTCCGCTCGGACCAGAACTGATgaggcttttacagaagaagaaggagccttcggttgccgaGAAGCCCGCTGAAccaaaaaagaaaagaattattactgtcattgaggctattgaagaaacaccgcCATCAGCCTCAGCGCCGAAAACAGCAGCAGCCGAAGCTGCtcttgctgaagcttctacttccgaagctgcagcagccgaagccacaaatttggaaaacacactttctaacattgatgaaatgattttgaatatggctgaggaagaaactgATGTAGCTGTTGAGGAAATCCCGACTGCAGTGCCTGAAAAAGGGAGAAGATGCCTGGAAAAGAGAAGGAGCTTGCCGAAGATGCTTCGAAAGAAagaaatttcaactttcaaaacataattgggcaaGAGTTGTCTAAGGCTAAAAAAGAAGAGCTGAGGgactatgctatatcttgcgggtaccagCCAGGGGCGCTGCTCTTTGGTGGTATAGACGAAGAGAGCTTAGGTTGTCTTCGAGACCGGACTGGGCGAAAGTTGTCATCACTTTATCGAAaagtgttggtttcccgaagctcgaagctgatctcagcagataccgacgacagcatatcgccggtagcttgttttattctaactttaaggtaaaattcttcccttatcttttttattgttttgatatgaagatgttttctgatgaaggttattttgtcagagcctactactaagcaaaaccttgaggatgcaacaagacctcgaggacaagaaaaacgaagttataattgagggcttagagaaCAAGATTAAATATCATGAAGCTaccctagaaaagaaagacttcgtgcttcaaacaatggaaggttcactggcagaagctcaagccgagatcgccagattaaacagtgaactttccatgaagtcaaaaagctttgagcaagagaagaaaaatttcgaaacaaaactcgaagctgaagttgaaaaaagttcaaatctgCAGAAATCACTCAAAGATCTTCAAGAAAGATGTTTAGGCTTCGGCACCCGGTGcattcaacggctgaagcaggtcttcaactcagttggagccagttccgaaaagtttaaaccttcggttgaagacctgccgggcacatttgatcatattgaaggtgaagttgatgctctcgacgaagttatagctagacatggtgacttttgtgctctgctagcttctcgaggcacaactgttgctttcatgaaggctggctgtacacatGGAAACATTGTAAACAGACCAAACTTTAGCCTGTCACTAGCAGACTTGGATGACATCCccggcctagcccgaagcatcggaaacagattcgttactcaaatctgggcaaagggcgggcgaaacttggctggtgacgaagctcgaagctacCTCAAGCCAGTAATAAACTTGTGCCTGctgctttaccttctccttgaaatttgcactttCCTTATActactttgttatgtacaggatgacaaaGCCAAAGATCAGTAAGCTGAAGTTTATTAAGTAATGATTAAGTGATGAATCTGCTGCAAAAGAGACATAGAGAAAATTTTGGATTATccttgtaaaaaatattgtaatttagaAATCAAACAATGCTCTGTAAATTTGtcaataccttgtaatatattttacctttccatccatgtatgaactgctttgatgtggacgaaacttgtcctttttgagccgaaggcgaaaaacatcttcccttcttttcgtacacaacgaagcataaatctgctttttTCATTTTTACCGAAGCCTTGTCATTGGAGCTGAAGCAATTGTCTGCactctatgatatgatgatgatgatcctacgaatgtcgaaatgaatgtatatgtatgcaatgtatgatgtaatgtaacgtgcaaatgaatgcccaaacacacacatacgaagcgacatccataaccttcattcccttagtaatgactgaagtctctttgctacttatttttcggcttcactgcttatttttcggtgtaagttctgcatccccttaggaacgtcttttgaacttcttcgccttctatttcggcggtatttttcgcgttgacttttcacgcttcgccttatatttcggcggtatttggctctgcattcccttagaaacgacttttgagcagaaaacttacactgcgctcccttggaaacggctttttgtagcttcgtcgtgctctgcatccccttagggatgacttttgagcttctccctatttttttcttttttctgcactcgatggtgcatgctcagattttacattttacatattttgggggattttgctctcgtagagctggataagaaaggaaaattacaaactatggccccattaaaaacctttctccccctttggaaaggaaaagggtgccataggaaaaatgaaaaagattacatcaatttataaataatatcatcgaagctcatctgcattccaagatctaggaatgtcgttgccgtccatgtccttcaatctgtaagaaccgggccttgacgaagataccaccagaaagggtccttcccatttcagctaTAGCTTACCTACTGTGTTtggattggccactcttcgaagtaccagatgccctggcttaatgtttttcagcCAAACGTttttgtcacgccattttattgtttcggcttgatatttgttgatattttccacagcctgaagtctggtcccttctatagcatcttttgccacaaaataatcagcttcgtcttttgCCGAATCTACTGATCTAATTGACctggccttagcttcttctgggggttatagcttcgtcaccaaacaatagcttaaacggtgtaaaacctgttgaccttgatacagttgtattgtggctccacaccactttaatcaactcttctggccactttcctctgggttgattgaagattaacttcattattcccgtcattatgataccatttgctctttcgaccagcccgtttgactccgggtgcttgactgatgcaaaatgaatcttcgtgccaatctagtcgcagaaatctttgaaagcttcgacatcaaactgtgttccattgtccataattatagccttcggcacgccgaagcgacaaacgatattttgccagaagaatttctgaactgtaaccgaagttgttgtagccaaaggctttgcttcaatccacttagaaaaatattccactgccaccacgacatatttcaaattaccttgtgctggtgggagtgggcCTAACAagtctaggccccatctttgcaatggccaggttggttgtattaaatgtgttaatgacgaaggttgtttttggtcccttgcacatttttgacaattttcacacttttggaccagatctgctgcatctgaagctgccttcggccagtaaaatccctgtctaaaaacctttcccagcaaaggcctagacccaatatgagatccacacaatcctacatgtatttccttcattagttctataccttcggttctagataaacacttgagaaggggggagcaaactccatgcttgtaaaaTTCACTTTTTATTATgatatatggtcttgttcttgcttccattcttttattgtaaacttcgtcatccgagaggcagttaccctggagaaaagatatgatttcagtcctccaatcttcactatgtactggagaaatggcgagcactgctctctccatgagttcaaccgaaggtgcctttattgtttcaaaaaaatacttccgaaggtaaagggagcccctgagccgctgatttggctaacaaatctacatgctcattttcgcctcttggaatgttcttgacagagaaaccttcgaaagaagcctccaaccttcgaactgtatctagatatttttcaagtttcacatctcttgccttgctacttttatctatgtggccagaaatgacttgagaatcagttttcagaatagcccttcttattccaattgcccttaacttccgaagccccaacaagagtgcttcatattcggcaatgttatttgtacaactgaagtatagtttggctgcataacatgttctgactttcgaaggtgctattagaacagcagctgctcctacaccgaaggttccccaagaaccgtcacagaatactgtccaagctttggCATTTTTATTTGTCTCTTCtttctgagcccctggcgtccaatcagtgatgaagtctgctaacacctaggactgaattgaagatctatgcacataatcaatggtgaattcattaagctctgcagcccattttccaattcttctagtagcctctctgttcctcatgatgtcctttagaggttgtgacgaaggaacaattatgtgatatgcttgaaaataatgtcgaagctttctggaggctattaacacagcatataataccttctccaattctgtgtaatttttctttgatggacttagaacttcagagacgaagtatattggagtttgctttttagcctgaccatctagcttctcctgtaccagtgccgcactcaccgcagaatgcgaagctgccacataaaagagcaatggagcccctggcgcgggtggagttaatgttgttaaatcaatcaagtattgtTTCAActattcgaaagctttttgttgtgtcgggccccattgaaagacttcagctgacttcagtatttcaaaaaatggcaggtttctttccgctgatcgggATATGAATCTGAttaatgatgctaatcttcctgccagtcgttgagcccctttttttcgtgcttggtggctccatccgaaggatagcttcgatcttacttgggttagcttcaattcctttcgttgaaaccagacagccaaggaacttgcctttctttactccgaaaacacatttttctgaatttaacttcaggccagcttgcctgaaattggcaaatgtctcttgcaaatcagcaatgtgattttcttgcttcgtgcttttcactatgatatcatcaacataagtcagcacatttctgcctatctgggaatgaaggaccttggctctcattctgctgaagcttcctccagcgttcttgagcccctcaggca contains these protein-coding regions:
- the LOC100283522 gene encoding undecaprenyl pyrophosphate synthetase codes for the protein MLLPHSSSASATATTRGLALAAAAPPPRPTARPRRARLLPPRARAETHATGVGADRAAEALLQSGLRRESLPRHVAVVMDGNSRWARERGLTPADGHKAGGRNLERVVALSRAWGIRALTAFVCSRENLSRPKAEVDYMMGLSEWLIGDNIDKLSRQGIRLQVIGDAAKMPASLRSAAAQADEATRQNSQLHVMLAICYSGRWDMVQACRELAREAQANRLSPDDIDESIIAGKLATSAAGEFSCPDLVIRTSGEMRLSNFLLWQSAYSELFFTAKMWPDFGEAEYLEALRSFQGRDRRFGQSKLL